A single Lolium perenne isolate Kyuss_39 chromosome 6, Kyuss_2.0, whole genome shotgun sequence DNA region contains:
- the LOC127306970 gene encoding uncharacterized protein codes for MQAFARLSSAAASRRVISGVSGAVTRPCYRTWRGKAHAAPLSSQEPPKGRKRDTVPKKERKARIEEFVEIYQASNDGKFPTIQMIRQHVGGSHYTVRDVLSEVKYNQTKFPFDMSKVAQFHETSESAEQSMPEEESGNSSFNPQSINGKQDEDETLSSQEDSATGTVIMNEPQRSQESQDSSHYNGQTEVTKQADANDLTVSEQAELVSIKVKLQLDDSKTAQLETAECADQSRHEEESGNNPQDFIGKQDEDDRLLSLKDSSTGTIIIENTEAPIPSEVETQSDSENCQGETEVNKLHVNNVENSQNLSEPTVSDHQTESDKVIKGNVPDREENPVVEQQGSTKTSLLGSLQSFASGIRNFWRNL; via the exons ATGCAGGCGTTCGCGCGcctctcctccgccgccgcctccagaaGGG TGATTTCAGGTGTTTCTGGGGCGGTGACAAGGCCGTGCTACCGGACATGGCGAGGGAAGGCGCACGCGGCGCCGCTGTCTTCTCAGGAGCCACCCAAGGGCCGGAAGAGGGATACTGTGcccaagaaagagaggaaagctagGATAGAGGAGTTCGTCGAGAT TTATCAGGCATCAAATGATGGTAAATTCCCGACTATTCAAATGATTCGGCAGCATGTTGGTGGGTCTCATTACACGGTGAGGGACGTGCTCTCGGAAGTGAAGTACAATCAGACAAAGTTTCCATTTGATATGTCTAAGGTAGCCCAGTTTCATGAGACATCTGAAAGTGCTGAGCAATCAATGCCCGAGGAGGAGAGTGGAAACAGTTCATTCAACCCTCAGAGCATCAATGGAAAACAGGATGAAGATGAGACACTCTCCTCACAGGAAGATTCTGCCACCGGGACTGTGATAATG AATGAACCGCAGAGATCTCAAGAATCACAAGACTCGTCTCATTACAATGGACAAACAGAAGTCACCAAGCAAGCAGATGCCAATGACCTGACTGTATCAGAACAAGCAGAACTTGTCAGCATAAAG GTAAAGTTACAGTTGGATGACTCTAAGACAGCCCAGCTTGAGACGGCTGAATGTGCTGACCAATCGAGGCACGAGGAAGAGAGTGGAAACAACCCTCAAGACTTTATTGGGAAACAGGATGAAGATGACAGACTCCTCTCCCTGAAAGATTCTTCTACTGGCACTATAATCATTGAAAAT ACTGAAGCTCCCATTCCTTCGGAAGTAGAGACTCAATCAGATTCTGAGAATTGTCAAGGGGAAACTGAAGTTAACAAGTTGCATGTGAACAATGTTGAAAATTCCCAGAATCTAAGTGAACCAACTGTATCAGATCATCAAACAGAAAGTGACAAGGTGATCAAGGGAAATGTACCTGACAG AGAAGAGAACCCCGTGGTGGAGCAGCAGGGATCAACCAAGACAAGCCTTCTAGGGAGCCTGCAATCGTTTGCTTCTGGGATCAGAAACTTCTGGAGAAATCTGTAA
- the LOC127306966 gene encoding uncharacterized protein has translation MGIVETWVREKPIRTFLARLSSQSAAASTSSAAADGDSGGADGGIPQLSSIANSVVSRCSGILALATENLQQSFEADFPDNHKEPNTYARELLEYCCHKALHAVTTRPDYLADKNLRCLMFDMMLAWEHPGAEDGLLETGLTLHNAVEIEDEDEGSIFYANSTSLAVQVDDMKTVGLRAFTRIAPWCPIIADLVTVHNLFDALTCSSGGRLHYFIYDKYLKSLDRVFKSVKGIMQSPLASSFHLNAGECILAVEGDRPIHPVLQHIGISAWPGTLILTTHALYFQSIRVGYGDKIVKYDLSTDSNQVIKRDFTGPLGVRLFDKAMMYKSSTLTEPIYFDFPELGEPSRRNYWLAITREVMQVNKFIRKFNLEDIQKAEALSKAILGILRYSAVKEAFHIAPSHVKTTLTFSLAEKLPKGDMVLEALYNNYFQLLDTPLSHLATAAVNRTSKTHTVPFALYALSRMGFILLNRKDETEKEISFCAACVGVTKSLEAALEESFCYSERIEAARATVDQVKVEGLDANLALMQELLFPFIQVGKLIHSLTKWEDPVKSFLFLAFVLYVIKSGLINYTVPSVFVLSATVMLWQKYSGEGKLLEVLEVRAPPSKNPVEQILTLQEAISKLEETLQAINIVLLKFRAILFAAVPKTTQTVAVASLAAAALVILTPPRHLLLMVVLEVYTREMPLRKQNTEKFRRRIREWWARIPAAPVQMVRPNENKKKI, from the exons ATGGGGATCGTGGAGACGTGGGTGCGCGAGAAGCCCATCCGCACCTTCCTCGCCCGCCTCTCCAGCcagtccgccgccgcctccacctcctccgcgGCGGCCGACGGCGACAGCGGCGGAGCCGATGGAGGCATACCGCAGCTCTCCTCCATCGCCAACTCCGTCGTCTCCCGCTGCTCAGG GATTCTTGCTCTTGCAACTGAAAACTTGCAGCAAAGTTTTGAGGCTGATTTCCCAGATAATCATAAGGAACCTAATACATATGCAAGAGAGCTATTAGAGTACTGCTGCCACAAGGCTCTTCATGCAGTAACTACACGTCCAGACTATTTGGCTGATAAGAATCTTCGTTGTCTAATGTTTGATATGATGCTTGCATGGGAACATCCAGGTGCTGAGGATGGATTGCTAGAAACT GGTTTAACTTTGCATAATGCCGTGGagattgaagatgaagatgagggATCAATTTTCTATGCAAATTCCACAAGTTTGGCTGTTCAA GTCGATGACATGAAGACAGTTGGGTTAAGAGCTTTTACACGGATAGCGCCTTGGTGCCCAATAATAGCTGACTTGGTTACTGTCCACAATCTGTTTGATGCACTAACATGTTCATCTGGTGGCCGATTACACTATTTCATATATGACAAGTATCTTAAAAGTTTAGATCG GGTATTCAAATCTGTCAAAGGAATCATGCAGTCGCCACTTGCTTCAAGTTTTCATCTTAATGCTGGGGAGTGTATATTAGCTGTTGAGGGAGATAGGCCTATCCATCCTGTATTGCAGCATATTGGAATATCAGCTTGGCCAG GAACGCTGATCCTAACAACACACGCTCTGTATTTTCAGAGTATCAGAGTTGGTTATGGTGATAAGATTGTTAAATATGATTTATCAACAGATTCAAATCAAGTGATTAAACGTGATTTCACTGGACCATTGGGTGTTCGGCTTTTTGATAAGGCTATGATGTACAAATCAAGCACTCT AACAGAACCAATATATTTTGACTTTCCCGAGTTAGGAGAACCCTCACGAAGAAACTATTGGTTAGCAATCACTCGTGAAGTAATGCAGGTGAATAAATTCATCAGGAAATTCAATCTTGAAGATATTCAGAAAGCAGAAGCACTCTCAAAAGCTATCCTGGGCATCTTGAGATACTCTGCTGTGAAAGAGGCTTTTCATATTGCTCCTTCTCACGTTAAGACAACGCTCACTTTTAGCTTAGCAGAAAAGCTCCCAAAAGGAGACATGGTATTAGAGGCCCTTTATAATAATTACTTTCAACTCTTGGACACTCCGTTGAGCCATTTGGCAACTGCAGCAGTTAACAGAACGTCGAAGACTCATACTGTACCATTTGCATTATATGCTCTCTCTAGAATGGGATTTATCCTGCTGAATAGAAAagatgaaactgaaaaggagataaGCTTTTGTGCTGCTTGCGTTGGCGTAACAAAATCTCTTGAGGCTGCTTTGGAAGAATCATTTTGTTATTCTGAAAGAATAGAGGCAGCACGTGCTACGGTTGATCAAGTAAAGGTGGAAGGTCTTGATGCAAATCTTGCCCTGATGCAG GAGCTACTTTTCCCCTTCATTCAAGTAGGCAAACTTATTCACTCTTTAACCAAGTGGGAAGATCCTGTGAAATCATTTCTGTTCTTAGCTTTTGTCCTCTATGTTATTAAAAG TGGGCTCATCAATTACACTGTGCCCTCTGTTTTCGTACTTTCTGCTACTGTAATGCTGTGGCAGAAATACAGTGGAGAAGGGAAGTTGTTGGAAGTGCTTGAAGTAAGAGCTCCTCCAAGTAAAAATCCTGTTGAGCAAATCTTGACATTGCAGGAGGCTATTTCAAAATTGGAGGAAACTCTACAGGCTATAAACATTGTTCTCCTCAAGTTCAGAGCTATCTTGTTCGCAGCTGTTCCAAAG ACAACTCAAACGGTCGCAGTGGCATCTCTTGCTGCAGCTGCACTTGTTATCTTGACGCCTCCCAGGCATCTGCTCCTGATGGTAGTCCTAGAGGTCTACACGAGGGAGATGCCGCTAAGGAAGCAGAACACGGAGAAGTTCCGCAGACGAATTAGAGAGTGGTGGGCCCGTATCCCAGCTGCTCCTGTGCAGATGGTCAGACCTAATGAAAACAAGAAAAAGATATGA